The following coding sequences lie in one Bartonella sp. DGB1 genomic window:
- a CDS encoding thiamine diphosphokinase, which produces MKEIIILLGGDIKLTERLKQQVANKMVIAADGGIKHAKSLGIKVDLWVGDFDSTEEELLLEHIDVKREIFPKEKDKTDGQIAVQKAIQLGAKKIILVGVTGGNRFDHSLFHITYLLSLKKSYNIDIMGTDGEVEFYPLVPNEYKFHFPKDSLFSLITFSDVKALSIKGAYWDLTDRDVKFGDSITLSNKIISDLVINFKGGLQLLIIYLV; this is translated from the coding sequence ATGAAAGAGATAATTATATTATTAGGAGGAGATATTAAGTTAACTGAGAGGTTAAAGCAGCAAGTAGCCAACAAAATGGTTATTGCTGCTGATGGTGGTATAAAACATGCTAAGAGCTTAGGAATAAAAGTTGATCTATGGGTAGGGGATTTTGATTCTACGGAGGAAGAATTATTATTAGAACATATAGATGTAAAAAGAGAAATATTTCCTAAGGAAAAAGATAAAACCGATGGACAAATAGCAGTTCAAAAAGCTATTCAGTTAGGTGCTAAAAAAATAATTTTAGTTGGGGTAACAGGAGGTAACAGATTTGATCATAGTTTGTTCCATATAACTTACCTGTTATCATTAAAAAAATCTTATAATATAGATATTATGGGAACTGATGGAGAAGTCGAATTTTATCCTTTGGTTCCTAATGAATATAAGTTTCATTTTCCTAAAGATAGTTTATTTAGCTTAATAACTTTTAGTGATGTAAAAGCTTTATCTATAAAAGGAGCATATTGGGACTTAACTGACCGAGATGTAAAATTTGGTGATAGTATAACTTTATCTAATAAAATTATTAGCGACTTAGTTATTAATTTTAAAGGTGGTTTGCAACTTTTAATAATATATTTAGTTTAA
- a CDS encoding glycine zipper 2TM domain-containing protein, with product MKLKHLSSILAIGLLVNLAACTTNDQVVSGFGLTGATVGALAGGALTGGPIGTIAGTAVGGWAGAYLGKQVIKDKNGNDVVQCRYKDQAGNIFIAPCKE from the coding sequence ATGAAGTTAAAACATCTATCATCAATTTTAGCGATTGGCTTATTAGTAAATTTAGCTGCTTGTACTACGAATGATCAAGTAGTATCTGGCTTTGGTTTAACGGGGGCAACGGTAGGTGCTTTAGCAGGTGGTGCGCTAACTGGGGGTCCTATAGGAACAATAGCTGGTACTGCTGTCGGTGGTTGGGCAGGAGCTTATTTAGGGAAACAAGTAATAAAAGATAAAAATGGTAATGATGTAGTACAGTGTCGTTATAAAGATCAAGCAGGAAATATATTCATTGCTCCTTGTAAAGAATAA
- a CDS encoding DUF2312 domain-containing protein — protein MNDVLEDKQDTIAASQLRAFIERIERLEEEKKTIAEDIKEVYLELKSTGFDTKAVRTIIRLRKQEEHERREAEALLQLYKEALGMY, from the coding sequence GTGAACGACGTACTAGAAGACAAACAAGATACAATTGCAGCGAGCCAACTACGCGCTTTTATCGAAAGAATAGAAAGACTAGAAGAAGAAAAAAAAACCATAGCTGAAGATATAAAAGAAGTATATCTTGAACTAAAATCGACTGGCTTTGATACAAAAGCTGTACGCACTATAATTCGACTTCGAAAACAAGAAGAGCACGAAAGACGTGAGGCTGAAGCATTATTGCAATTATATAAAGAAGCTTTAGGAATGTACTAA
- the dctA gene encoding C4-dicarboxylate transporter DctA, which produces MSHHLPTNVPTATKLPIYRQLFFQVLVAIILGVILGHYFPNFATQMKPLGDGFIKLVKMIIAPVIFLTLTIGIAQMSDLKKVRTLAVKSLLYFFFFSTLALILGLIAVHLFKPGVGLNISIETLDNNSISHYVAKAKSQSIVDFLMNIIPTTLLSPLVTGNILQIICLSIFFGIALSSSGEYGASILNFLQKLSMPIFKLVSILMSFAPIGAFGAIAFTIGQYGIASMANLAYLIFVFYFISAFFIIVILGLMCRYIGFSIFSLLKYLKDEIVLILGAGSSEAALPMLMQKMEKAGVKKSIVGLVVPLGYSFNLDGTNIYMTLAAIFIAQALGIDLTWQQQVLLLLVAIVSSKGAAGIAGAGFITLATTLSIIPDIPVAGMAIILGIDKFMNECRTLTNFVGNAVATVVIASWEKGLDLTKFKKTMKSKSHSIN; this is translated from the coding sequence ATGTCACATCATTTACCTACAAATGTACCAACGGCTACTAAACTACCTATTTATCGTCAACTGTTTTTTCAAGTATTAGTGGCTATTATTTTAGGTGTAATATTAGGTCACTATTTTCCTAACTTCGCTACTCAGATGAAACCACTTGGGGACGGTTTTATTAAATTAGTAAAAATGATAATAGCTCCTGTTATTTTTCTAACTCTTACTATTGGCATAGCTCAAATGTCTGACCTAAAGAAAGTAAGAACTTTAGCAGTAAAATCTTTATTATATTTTTTCTTTTTTTCTACTTTAGCTCTTATCTTAGGTTTAATCGCCGTACATTTATTTAAACCAGGTGTTGGTCTTAATATATCCATTGAAACTTTAGATAATAACTCAATATCGCATTATGTTGCTAAAGCAAAAAGTCAATCTATAGTTGATTTTTTAATGAATATTATTCCGACTACTTTATTATCTCCATTAGTTACAGGTAATATCTTACAAATTATCTGCTTATCTATATTCTTTGGGATAGCTTTGAGTAGTAGCGGTGAATATGGCGCTAGCATCTTGAATTTTTTACAAAAATTAAGCATGCCTATCTTTAAATTAGTGTCTATCCTAATGAGTTTTGCTCCAATAGGTGCTTTCGGAGCAATAGCATTTACCATAGGTCAATATGGTATAGCTTCTATGGCTAATTTAGCCTATCTTATTTTTGTATTTTACTTTATTTCTGCCTTTTTTATTATAGTAATTCTAGGTTTAATGTGTAGATATATTGGTTTTTCTATATTTTCTTTATTAAAATATCTAAAAGATGAAATAGTCTTAATTTTAGGCGCAGGTTCATCTGAAGCAGCTTTACCTATGCTTATGCAAAAAATGGAAAAAGCAGGTGTAAAAAAATCTATAGTAGGTTTAGTAGTTCCGTTAGGTTATTCTTTTAATCTAGACGGTACAAATATTTATATGACCCTTGCTGCTATTTTTATCGCACAAGCACTAGGAATAGATTTAACCTGGCAACAACAAGTATTGTTACTGTTAGTAGCTATAGTTTCCTCTAAAGGCGCTGCTGGAATAGCAGGAGCCGGCTTTATTACTCTCGCAACAACCTTATCTATAATTCCTGATATCCCTGTTGCAGGTATGGCAATAATTTTAGGTATAGATAAATTTATGAATGAATGTAGAACACTAACTAACTTTGTCGGTAATGCTGTGGCTACAGTAGTGATAGCTTCTTGGGAAAAAGGTTTAGATCTCACTAAATTCAAAAAAACAATGAAAAGTAAATCACATTCTATTAATTAA
- a CDS encoding pyridoxine 5'-phosphate synthase — protein sequence MSVSLSANLNAVALLRNRRGLAWPDLLDIAKQSCVAGAKGITVHPRPDERHIKYQDVKDLREFLNKFFPQHELNVEGFPDSKFLELIELVKPHQVTLVPDHPEQNTSDHGWDFKQQFNILQPAINRLKQTSVRISLFCEYDSKNLIIAKELGAHALEIYTGPYAANFNDLTYRKKYLKIITETATEIKKLGLHVHAGHDLTIENIPQLISAFPDFTEMSIGHALIADALTFGIKNSIKRFLNVMNNIN from the coding sequence ATGTCTGTATCATTATCAGCTAATTTAAATGCAGTAGCTTTATTAAGAAATAGACGAGGATTAGCTTGGCCTGATTTATTGGATATAGCTAAACAGTCATGTGTAGCAGGGGCAAAGGGTATCACAGTACACCCACGACCTGATGAAAGACACATAAAATATCAAGACGTTAAAGATTTGCGTGAGTTTCTTAATAAATTTTTTCCACAACATGAATTAAATGTTGAAGGATTTCCTGATTCAAAATTTTTGGAGTTAATTGAACTAGTAAAACCACATCAAGTTACTTTAGTACCTGATCATCCAGAGCAAAATACGTCTGATCATGGCTGGGACTTTAAACAGCAGTTTAATATCTTACAGCCTGCAATTAATCGTTTAAAACAGACTTCTGTGAGGATATCGTTATTTTGTGAATATGATTCTAAAAATTTAATTATCGCTAAAGAATTAGGTGCGCATGCATTAGAAATTTATACCGGTCCTTATGCGGCTAACTTTAATGATTTAACATATAGAAAAAAATATTTAAAAATTATCACGGAAACGGCGACTGAAATTAAAAAGTTGGGGTTACATGTTCATGCAGGACATGATTTAACCATTGAAAATATACCGCAACTTATATCTGCTTTTCCTGATTTTACTGAAATGTCTATAGGTCATGCTTTAATAGCTGATGCATTGACTTTTGGTATAAAAAATTCGATAAAAAGATTTTTAAATGTTATGAATAATATTAATTAA
- a CDS encoding potassium transporter Kup produces MIEKEETESHSFDTRPTGHKDGLILLLLGAMGVVYGDIGTSPIYAFKTAISLGATENIAQPIEVFGIISLIFWALLFVVSFKYIMFVLRADNRGEGGILSLVALVRSSFSGRVTWLTLLGILGAALFFGDAVITPAVSVLSAVEGLEVLAPSLQNFVVPITIVILVMLFSFQRLGTEKVAIIFGPVTFLWFLVLGLLGLINIIDSPEILWGLMPWYGYNYILTHPLIAFATLGAIFLAVTGAEALYVDLGHFGRKPIVLAWFLVVFPCLLLNYMGQGAFVLAHGGEIKNPFFEMVPEWGLLPMIIFATIATVIASQAMLTGAFSMAHQAVQLNLLPRLEVLHTSEKNSGHIYIPRINFLMAAIVLLLVTFFGESSKLAAAYGITVTGNMIVTTILLSLAMSRLWKWKLSIILLLAGSFIFVDLLFFSANLFKIIDGGWASVCISAILVIIMWIWTKGSRALANRVHAAEVPLEYVVEKMKKTPPFIAAGTAVFLTGDPRTAPHALMHSLKHYKVIFENNVILTVVTATTPRVSRGERISVSQFNERFMLVTVTFGYMEQPNLPRALALGRKLGLNFDILKTSFFLSRRSLKKSANSDMTGWQNTGFLLLSRTAADATEYFQIPTGRVVEIGTQITI; encoded by the coding sequence ATGATTGAAAAAGAAGAAACTGAATCTCATAGTTTTGACACACGTCCAACTGGGCATAAAGATGGCTTAATATTATTATTATTAGGGGCAATGGGCGTAGTCTATGGTGATATTGGGACTAGTCCTATATATGCTTTTAAGACAGCAATTAGCTTAGGGGCTACAGAAAATATTGCTCAGCCCATCGAAGTATTTGGAATTATATCTCTTATTTTTTGGGCACTATTGTTTGTAGTAAGCTTTAAATATATTATGTTCGTATTAAGAGCAGATAACCGTGGCGAAGGTGGAATTTTATCTTTAGTAGCATTAGTTAGATCAAGTTTTTCTGGTCGAGTGACGTGGTTAACTCTGTTAGGTATATTGGGTGCTGCATTATTTTTTGGTGATGCAGTTATTACGCCAGCTGTATCTGTATTATCTGCCGTAGAGGGGTTAGAAGTATTAGCGCCTTCATTACAAAATTTTGTTGTGCCTATTACTATTGTTATATTGGTAATGTTGTTCTCTTTTCAAAGATTAGGTACTGAAAAAGTAGCTATTATTTTTGGACCGGTAACATTCCTATGGTTTTTAGTGCTAGGCTTGTTAGGCTTGATAAATATTATTGATTCCCCCGAGATTTTATGGGGACTGATGCCATGGTATGGCTATAATTATATATTAACTCATCCGTTAATTGCCTTCGCGACTTTAGGTGCTATTTTTTTAGCCGTGACAGGTGCAGAGGCATTATATGTAGATTTAGGACATTTTGGACGTAAACCAATTGTATTAGCATGGTTTTTAGTGGTTTTTCCTTGCTTATTATTAAATTATATGGGACAGGGCGCTTTTGTATTAGCGCATGGCGGCGAGATTAAAAATCCTTTTTTTGAAATGGTTCCAGAATGGGGCCTGCTTCCTATGATTATTTTTGCTACTATTGCTACGGTTATTGCTAGTCAAGCAATGTTAACAGGCGCTTTTTCTATGGCACATCAAGCGGTGCAATTAAATTTATTGCCTAGGTTAGAAGTTTTACATACATCAGAAAAAAATTCCGGGCATATATATATACCGCGTATTAATTTTTTAATGGCGGCTATAGTCTTATTGTTAGTAACCTTTTTTGGTGAGTCAAGTAAATTGGCAGCAGCTTATGGTATCACTGTAACAGGGAATATGATAGTAACCACTATTTTACTATCTTTAGCAATGAGTAGACTTTGGAAATGGAAGTTAAGCATAATATTATTGTTAGCGGGTTCTTTTATATTTGTTGATTTATTATTTTTTAGCGCTAACTTATTTAAGATTATTGATGGAGGTTGGGCATCGGTATGTATATCGGCTATCTTGGTAATAATTATGTGGATCTGGACAAAAGGAAGTAGAGCTTTAGCTAATCGTGTACATGCTGCTGAGGTGCCATTGGAATATGTAGTAGAGAAAATGAAAAAAACTCCTCCTTTTATTGCTGCAGGTACAGCAGTATTTTTAACTGGAGATCCACGTACTGCACCACATGCATTGATGCATAGTTTAAAACATTATAAAGTTATTTTTGAAAATAATGTAATTTTAACTGTAGTAACAGCTACCACGCCTAGAGTATCGAGAGGTGAAAGAATATCTGTATCACAATTTAATGAAAGATTTATGTTAGTTACAGTAACTTTTGGTTATATGGAACAACCTAATCTACCTAGAGCATTGGCGCTTGGTAGAAAATTAGGTTTAAATTTTGATATTTTAAAAACCTCTTTCTTTTTATCACGACGATCGCTTAAAAAATCTGCTAACTCTGATATGACTGGGTGGCAAAATACAGGATTTCTGTTATTGTCTCGTACAGCTGCAGATGCAACTGAATATTTTCAGATACCTACTGGACGTGTAGTAGAGATAGGAACACAAATAACTATTTAG
- the ilvC gene encoding ketol-acid reductoisomerase codes for MRIYYDTDADIALIKNKNILLVGYGNQGKAHALNLRDSGLNNIKIALPAESNTIKIAQEDGFEVVNIEQASAWADIIMMATPDELQADIYNYKIKPNIKENTAILFAHGLNVHFGLIEPQKNIDVILVAPKGPGHALRKKYLEGKGLACLIAVHQDYSEKAHDIALAYAAAIGSGRAAILETTFKEECETDLFGEQTVLCGGMIELIKAAFDTLVENGYAPEMAYFECLHETKLIIDLMIERGIAGMYKSISNTAEWGAYLTGERIINQNIKNEMKDILTDIQTGKFITQWIQEHKAGGARFKTIRNIKAKHSSEIVGEKLRKLVN; via the coding sequence ATGCGAATATATTATGATACAGATGCCGATATAGCATTGATAAAAAATAAAAATATTTTATTGGTAGGTTATGGAAATCAAGGTAAAGCTCATGCTTTGAATTTGAGAGATTCAGGTTTAAATAATATCAAAATAGCTTTACCAGCAGAATCAAATACCATAAAAATAGCACAAGAAGATGGATTTGAAGTAGTTAACATTGAACAAGCATCAGCTTGGGCAGATATAATTATGATGGCTACTCCAGATGAATTGCAAGCAGATATTTATAATTATAAAATAAAACCAAATATCAAAGAAAATACCGCAATTCTCTTTGCGCATGGATTAAATGTACATTTTGGTTTGATTGAACCACAAAAAAATATTGATGTAATTCTAGTAGCTCCAAAAGGCCCCGGTCATGCTTTGAGAAAAAAATATCTAGAAGGAAAAGGGTTAGCATGTTTGATTGCTGTGCATCAAGATTATTCCGAAAAAGCCCATGATATAGCTTTGGCTTATGCTGCAGCGATAGGTAGTGGAAGAGCCGCTATTTTGGAAACTACTTTTAAAGAAGAGTGTGAAACAGATTTATTTGGCGAACAGACCGTATTATGTGGCGGTATGATAGAATTAATTAAGGCAGCTTTTGATACGTTAGTTGAAAATGGATATGCACCAGAAATGGCATATTTTGAGTGTTTACATGAGACAAAATTAATTATAGACTTAATGATCGAAAGAGGTATTGCAGGAATGTATAAATCTATTTCTAATACTGCTGAATGGGGCGCCTATTTGACTGGAGAAAGAATTATTAATCAAAATATTAAAAATGAAATGAAGGATATTTTAACAGATATACAAACAGGAAAATTTATCACTCAATGGATTCAAGAGCATAAAGCAGGAGGAGCTAGATTTAAGACTATTAGAAATATAAAAGCAAAACATTCTAGTGAAATCGTTGGGGAGAAATTACGTAAATTAGTTAATTAA
- a CDS encoding PLP-dependent aminotransferase family protein, giving the protein MWDQILSSRMNELKPSELREIFKLLEQPDIIAFAGGVPNASIFPTEEFSKAYNELFATQADAQLALQYSNTEGYVPLRQWLKEHMQQLGINVEIDNILITSGSQQALDSLGKIFLSPGDTALVNWPTYLGAIQAFSTYEAKFQKLEGVEDKSAEEYKQIAKNNNSKIKFIYLSPDFANPTGITLTKQQRLDILKLAEDLNIAIIEDGAYQALRYEGEDIPSILSLELQKKKDIENTRTIYCGSFSKTISPGLRLGWVVANKKIIKKLTILKQAMDLNTSTINQIILHKVVNNIFDQHIEYTKRYYLKNRDIMLRALEKYMPEYVTWDKPEGGLFIWCKLPVELDTKKLFEKAVRDYRVAFVPGSGFFPDNLTNNMCRLSFSYGDEKLIEEGIKRIAKLIKASLE; this is encoded by the coding sequence ATGTGGGATCAAATATTATCATCACGCATGAATGAGTTAAAACCTTCAGAACTAAGAGAAATATTTAAACTCTTAGAGCAACCAGATATAATTGCATTTGCTGGAGGAGTTCCAAATGCTAGTATTTTTCCTACGGAGGAATTTTCTAAAGCATATAATGAGTTATTTGCTACACAAGCAGATGCTCAATTAGCATTACAATATTCTAATACTGAGGGCTATGTACCTTTACGGCAATGGCTAAAAGAGCATATGCAGCAACTTGGTATCAACGTTGAAATAGATAATATATTAATAACTTCAGGGTCACAGCAAGCATTAGATAGTTTGGGTAAAATATTTTTATCACCCGGTGATACAGCTTTAGTGAATTGGCCTACTTATTTAGGTGCTATTCAAGCATTTTCTACTTATGAAGCAAAGTTTCAAAAGTTAGAAGGTGTGGAAGATAAGTCTGCAGAAGAATATAAACAGATAGCTAAAAATAATAATAGTAAAATTAAATTTATTTATCTATCACCTGATTTTGCAAATCCAACTGGTATAACATTAACTAAACAACAAAGATTAGACATATTAAAATTAGCAGAAGATTTAAATATAGCTATTATTGAAGACGGTGCTTATCAAGCATTGCGTTATGAAGGTGAAGATATACCATCTATATTATCTTTGGAATTACAAAAAAAGAAAGATATAGAAAATACAAGAACTATTTATTGTGGATCTTTTTCTAAAACAATATCACCAGGATTAAGATTAGGATGGGTAGTTGCTAATAAAAAAATAATTAAAAAGTTAACCATATTAAAACAGGCGATGGATTTAAATACATCTACAATAAATCAGATAATATTACATAAAGTGGTTAATAATATATTCGATCAACATATTGAATACACAAAAAGATATTATTTAAAAAATCGCGATATAATGTTGAGAGCATTAGAAAAATATATGCCAGAATATGTAACGTGGGATAAACCTGAAGGAGGGTTATTTATTTGGTGTAAATTACCAGTAGAGCTTGATACTAAAAAGTTATTTGAAAAAGCAGTTAGAGATTATAGAGTAGCTTTTGTACCTGGTAGTGGTTTTTTTCCTGATAATTTAACTAATAATATGTGCAGATTAAGTTTTTCATATGGAGATGAAAAGCTCATAGAAGAGGGTATAAAGAGGATAGCTAAGTTGATTAAAGCATCTTTGGAGTAG
- a CDS encoding ATP-binding cassette domain-containing protein produces the protein MSNISSQIRLDHVTYICDGNHFYFNGIIESESISALVGPSGSGKSTLILLIGGYIFPNSGNIYIGDTNVTHLPPNKRPLTILFQENNLFSHLNVFNNVALGRSPSLKLSTKDKEDVNDILSKLDIADKAKNMPNQLSGGEKQRVAIARTLLRNKPILILDEPFSALGPGMRKELLELLLDFKKNSPFTLLLVTHEPNDILFLDGKVFFINNHQIVEQGLAKDILSSSCSTEVKKYLGL, from the coding sequence ATGTCTAATATTTCTTCTCAAATTAGATTAGATCACGTCACATATATATGTGATGGTAATCATTTTTATTTTAATGGTATCATAGAGTCTGAATCTATATCAGCCTTAGTTGGCCCTAGTGGATCTGGTAAATCAACTCTTATTTTATTAATTGGTGGTTATATATTTCCTAACAGCGGTAATATATATATAGGTGACACAAATGTTACTCATTTACCTCCAAATAAACGTCCATTAACTATATTATTTCAAGAAAATAATTTATTTTCACACCTTAACGTTTTTAATAACGTAGCCTTAGGTCGTTCACCTAGTCTAAAATTATCTACTAAAGATAAAGAAGATGTAAATGATATTCTATCAAAATTAGATATTGCAGATAAAGCTAAAAATATGCCTAATCAATTATCAGGAGGTGAAAAGCAACGAGTTGCTATAGCCAGAACTTTATTACGCAATAAACCTATATTAATTTTAGATGAACCTTTTTCTGCCTTAGGACCAGGCATGAGAAAAGAATTACTAGAATTGTTATTAGACTTTAAAAAAAATAGTCCTTTTACCTTATTACTAGTTACCCATGAACCCAATGATATCTTATTTTTAGATGGAAAAGTATTCTTTATAAATAATCATCAGATTGTTGAACAAGGGTTAGCTAAAGATATTTTATCATCTTCATGCTCGACAGAAGTAAAGAAATATTTAGGATTATAA
- a CDS encoding thiamine ABC transporter substrate binding subunit — MRHIYHFFTILILSLITLTTPSAKDGSLPKLTIYTYSGFAGPYGVGPKAKAEFEKTCNCEVVFTSPGHSLDILNKIKLEGKNTRADIAMGLDNNVIHEATKTGLFVKHNLKTPKYSIAVDFNDDIFIPFDYSYFAFLYDKDKIKKVPTSMDDFINNFPDANFIMSDPRVSTPGLGLVLWMKDLYGDKAPEMWKKLKPRLVTVAPSWGTSYNLFLKGQSDYVLAYTTSPPANLFYNKKDNHDVLIFNDGNYVQLEVAALTVKGDKNPLARQFLEFMLSPRFQNIIPEVNWMWPSVTPKDKLPIFKDVKEPKKVLMIPSEEVSKNRQKWVNEWINALYN; from the coding sequence ATGCGACATATTTATCATTTTTTCACCATCTTGATTCTTTCTTTAATAACTCTTACTACCCCATCAGCCAAAGATGGTTCTCTACCAAAATTAACCATCTATACCTATAGTGGTTTTGCTGGACCTTATGGCGTAGGACCTAAAGCAAAAGCAGAATTTGAAAAAACATGCAACTGTGAGGTAGTCTTTACTTCTCCAGGGCATTCCTTAGATATTTTAAACAAAATAAAATTAGAAGGTAAAAACACCCGAGCTGATATCGCTATGGGTTTAGACAATAATGTAATACATGAAGCTACTAAAACAGGGCTATTTGTAAAACATAACCTAAAAACACCTAAATATTCTATCGCTGTTGATTTTAATGATGATATTTTCATTCCATTTGATTATAGTTATTTTGCTTTTTTATATGATAAAGACAAAATTAAAAAAGTCCCAACTAGTATGGATGACTTTATCAATAATTTCCCCGATGCTAATTTCATCATGAGTGATCCTCGTGTTTCTACTCCTGGTTTAGGTTTAGTATTATGGATGAAGGATCTGTACGGTGATAAAGCTCCGGAAATGTGGAAGAAATTAAAACCTCGTCTAGTTACAGTAGCACCTTCATGGGGTACTAGCTATAATCTTTTCTTAAAAGGTCAATCAGATTATGTTCTAGCTTACACCACTTCCCCTCCTGCTAATTTATTTTACAATAAAAAAGATAATCACGATGTGTTAATCTTTAATGATGGTAACTACGTACAATTAGAAGTTGCCGCTCTTACTGTAAAAGGCGATAAAAATCCATTAGCACGTCAATTTTTGGAATTTATGTTAAGTCCTAGATTTCAAAATATAATTCCTGAAGTTAATTGGATGTGGCCTTCAGTTACACCAAAAGATAAATTACCTATATTTAAGGATGTTAAAGAGCCTAAAAAAGTTCTTATGATACCTAGTGAAGAAGTGTCAAAAAATAGACAAAAATGGGTAAATGAATGGATAAACGCACTTTACAACTAA
- a CDS encoding helix-turn-helix domain-containing protein yields MDKQSVNKNRSLKKTYQDTYANDIIKLMSEGYSLSACAAQLNVTCESLYSWQKEYPAFNEAIKLGQAKRLFFWEQKLLDPELKPVFLRAILFTLQNIAPLEWKDKEQDNLLNSMTVNKIELVAPDLARNYYINKEKK; encoded by the coding sequence ATGGATAAACAATCAGTTAACAAAAATAGGTCTTTAAAAAAGACCTATCAAGATACTTATGCTAATGACATTATTAAATTAATGTCAGAAGGATATAGTTTATCTGCATGCGCAGCTCAGCTTAATGTTACTTGTGAATCTTTATATAGTTGGCAAAAAGAATATCCTGCATTTAATGAAGCTATAAAATTAGGGCAAGCTAAACGTTTGTTTTTCTGGGAGCAGAAGTTATTAGATCCAGAATTAAAACCTGTTTTTTTAAGAGCTATTTTATTCACTTTGCAAAATATAGCACCATTAGAATGGAAAGATAAAGAACAGGATAATCTTTTAAATAGTATGACTGTTAATAAAATTGAGCTTGTAGCACCAGATTTAGCAAGAAATTATTACATAAATAAGGAGAAAAAATGA